CCATCGGCTTGGCAAACGACCCCAATAGAATAGAATCTGCCGCCGACTATGCTGCGCTCGCGTTGCACGCCGCAACTGTGGCACAGACCGCGCTGAGCATGGTGAACGGCTATGGTACCGGCACGGAGACCACGCCGCAGAACTTGCAGACCACAACACAACAGCTTGTCGACAACGCTGAGCGCGTGACGTTGGAAGCTGCCCGCGCCGACCTACGCGGCCGCGCCTTAGTAGCAAGCATAGAACTCGCCGCAGCATTGCAAGACGTGCAAGCCGTCGCGGCGCGTCTTGACGCACCGCGTGCCCAAGCCGAGAACATTGCCGATCGCGCCGAGGCCATTATAGATGAGCATGCACCCGCGCCGGAAGATGAAGAAACTGACGAAAACGGTGAAATGGTCGGCAACGCCGATGACAACATCGAAAACAGTGATGATTCTGACGTCCCGTCCGATGAAGATGAGGATGAAACCGAAGTCCTCGGCTACATTTCTGGCAGCGACGAATATGATGATGACCCATATGACGATGACCCATACGGTGAAGATGGCCCTTATGGCGAGCCTGGCGCACCTGGTGAGGATGGTGAACCCGGCGAAGCCCCTCCTGCTGCTGTCGAGGGCTCTGTAAGCGTGACAATGTTGGACAACGGCATTCGCCTCGACAAATTCTTCAACACCGCTAACGCCTTAATCCCCATCACCTTTACACTGACCGATGACGGCTTTGAAGCAAGCATTTTGTTCGACGAAGTGCAAGAAAATTATGTCGAAGGTCATCCCACCTACACCAGTGTTGCCAATATCCGTCTCCTGCCTTTCTTCGGCGCCGGCGGCGCACAAGATGAGGGCTACATGCTAATCCCCGACGGTGCCGGCGCACTCATCAATTTCAATAACGGAAAAACAAATATCGCCGATCGTTGGACGCCGTCGGTAAGTTACACAAAACCTCTGTACAGCAATGATCTGTCGCTGACAAACGACATTTTTGCCAGCCGCTACGTGCCTGTACGCCTGCCCATGTTCGGCATGGTCAAGAACGGCGGCGGTTTTATCGCCGAAGTTACCAGCGGCGCGGCGCTTTCAACAATCAACGCGGTGGTTGCCGGATTGAATACGTCGTACAACCAAGCCTTTTTCTCGGCCGATTACCGCTCGTGGACGCGTATTGCGCTGTACGGACAGATGGCGGTTGAGGTCAACAATGTCATCTTTATAGGTGCCGACCCGGCCTACATTCCGACCTATACCGTCAACTTCCGCTTTGCCGTTGACAATGAAGAAAATCCCGTCGATTACGTTGAGCTTGCCAACCTCTACCGCGATCAGTTGATTGAACGCGGTCTCGGTCGCAACAGCAACTATCAAAACAAGCTTTATGTCGACTTCTTCGGCGGTGTCACGCGCCCGCGCAGCTTTTTGGGCTTCAACTATACGGGCATCGAGGTTATGACATCGTTCGAACAAGCTGAGTATATCCTCAACGATTTACGTGCCAACGGTGTTGGCGACATGGTGGCGTTCTTTAACCGATACACCATGAGAGGCGGCCGTCCGCGTATGGAAGTCATTCCGCACAATGCCCTGGGCGGTCAGCGCGGCTTTATCAATCTGGTCAACGCTGCGGCCGATATGGGCATTCCCGTGTTCCCTAGCGTCAACGTGCAAGGATTCAGCCGTTCGGGTGATGGATTCTCACGGTTCCGCGACACAGCGTTGGCGACCAACTTTGCGCCGGCTGAGGTATACCCGTTCGGCATTGTCACCAACGTAGAGTTCAAAGGCGGTTCGCCGTGGTACATGTTCCGCCCCGAACTATATGAGCGTGTATTCGACCGTACCATGCGCTCGTTGCGCAACCAAAATCTCACCCACGTTCTGCTGGACGAAAACACGGCCGAAGTATATTCAAACTTTGCCCGCGACGGTATGCAGCGCGACCGCCAATCACTTGAAATGGCAGCGCAAATCCGCCGCCTGCACCAAGAGGGGTTCAGCCTGGCCTTCGACGGTGCGACAGATTACATGATACCCTATGCTGACTTCATTTTGGGCATGTCGCTCATGTCAAGCCAAAACGTCGTTTTCGACGCTGAAGTGCCTTTCCTGCCGATACTGCTCAAAGGCTACGTCAACTTTTCGGGCCTGTCTATCGGCGTGACCGATTTGTCACACGAATACTTCTTGCGGCACATCGAAACCGGCGCGGGACTGCGCTACACACTGACCTATCGCGACAACCAAATTCTGCTCTGGACGACATCACGTCACCATTTCAGCATGGAATATAACATCATGCGTGATCAAATCATTGAGCGTTACAGCGTATTGGCCGTCCTTTCCGAACAAGTCGGCAACGCCACAATTACCGGACACCAACGCCTCGGCGATTTGGCCGTTGTCGAATATTCCAACGGCGTCGTCGTCAAGGTCAACTACGGCAGCAACGCCGCAACGTACAACGGCGTGACAGTGCCGCCGCTCGATTGGGTCATGACAGGAGGAGGTAGGTAGTATGAAGCTTCGTATGCCAAAAATGGCGCGCAAACCGCTGACTTTGGAGCGAAAAGTCCGCCGCGCCGGATTCCTGTTCCTGCTGCCGTGGCTGTTCGGCATCATCACTTTCTTTGTCATTCCGTTTGTCAATACCTTTCTTTGGTCATTCCAACGCATTGACATCTCAGCACGGACATTCACCTTTACCGGTTTCACCAACTTCGACTACGCCTTCCGCGAAAACCGCGATTTCTTGCGTTCGTTGATTGAATCGGTCGGCTCAATGTTCGGCGATGTCATCATCATTTTGGTGTTCTCATTCTTCATTGCGCTGATACTCAACCAAAAGTTCTACGGACGGACAATTGCGCGCGCGCTGTTCTTCTTGCCTGTCATTGTAGCATCATCCATTGTCATCACCATTATCCGCGAAGACGTTTTTACCCAACGCCTGATGTCAGGCACGGGCGAAACCGAGGCCATTTTCCAAACAGCAGCCATCGGCAACTTGCTGAACGGCATAGGGCTGCCGCCCCAGGCCGTCGACATAATGACAACGGCCTTGGCTGACATTTTTGACCTGACATGGAAGACAGGTATGCAGATTATTTTGTTCTTAAGCGGCTTGCAGTCAATCCCCGATTCCTACTACGAAGTTGCCTCCATTGAGGGCGCTAACGCGTGGGATTCATTTTGGAAAATTACTGCGCCTATGGTGACGCCGTCAATTATGTTGGTCGTCATCTACTCGATTATCGACACCTTTACCAATCCGGCAAACCCTGTTATGCGCGTCATTATGACCGAAATCAGCCCTCGTTTGGATTGGGGCGCGGCATCGGCCATGGCGATGGTACTGTTTTTAGTCATCGGCGTAATTATCGGCTTATTTATGCTGTGTATGCGTAAAGCCGTGTTCTACAACGAGTAAGGGGGGAGAAACGATGCAAGAAACAAGTAAACTCAAAGCTTGGCTCAACGACCCCAAAGCTAAAGACAGCCGCAAGCAAGTCAAGTTGCGTGTCCAAAAAACGGGCGGAAAGTGGTTGTTTGCCATCTTCCGCGCAGTGTTTTTGATTTGTATGGCATATGTTATTCTTTACCCGATTTTGATTTTAATGAGCCGTGCATTCCGCCCCGCTGAAGATATGTTTAATCCCAATATCATCTGGCTGCCCATCACTTACACGTTGGAAAATTTCCGTATCGTCATGAACCGTATGGAATTTTGGGATGCTATGTGGTCAACGCTCCGCATCGTGACCATCAGTTCGCTGTTGATGGTGGCATCCTGTGCCGTAACAGGTTACGGCCTGGCGCGTTACCGCCTGCGTATGCAAAAAATCTACATGTTGCTCGTCGTGCTGAGCGTCATCGTACCCTTTATGGTCATCCTCGTGCCGTACATGGACGTTATGCGAAATGTTAACTTCCTCGGTCTTGGTAATACGCTGGGCTACCTCTATAGCGGCGTGCCGCGCGGACTGACGCTGTTTGACAGTGAGTGGGTATATTATGTGCCCGCCATGCTCGGTGTAGGTTTACGAAGTGGCTTGTTCATCCTGCTATATTATCAATTTTTCCGCAGCATGCCCAAAGAGCTTGAAAGTGCTGCGCGGATTGATGGTTGTGGCGAAATGACGACTTTTCTGCGTGTCATGCTGCCCAACGCCGGCGCCCCCATGCTGGTCACTGCCATTTTGAGTTTTGTTTGGTACTGGTCGGACTTCTATCTCGGACAATTTATGTTCAGCGGCAATATGGCCATGATGAGCAACCGCTTGTCCATCATCCGCCAAACCATCTACACCACAAACCCAATGGGTGAACGCGCAACCGCCGAAGGCGGCTCAGTACTGGCGTTTGCTGCTGCGCTCTTGTTTATCATCCCGCCGCTGCTACTATATATAGTAGCGCAACGCTTCTTCATGCGCAGTGTAGAGCGCTCGGGCATCGTCGGCTAAAAAGGCTGCCGAAAAATGATTTTTTGACCCGCAGTTGACATTGAACTGTTGCAAAATGCAGGGCTTTAGAGGCAGTTTTCGCAGAAACAAAGCCGAAAATCATGTGTTTGACTGTTTAAGAAATCATATTTGAAGTGCAACTGACGAAAACAGCAAGTCAATTGAATTACAAAAAATTTACCAAACCGTGAAAAAATGCTTGCAATTTCAAATGAAGTTGAGTATAATGGATGCAACAAAATGTCCCCGGCAAAAATCGCGCACATTCGCGCGTACATATCAGTGCATATGGTTGGTGCAAAACAGGCTTGCCTTAATTTTGCAGGCATAGAGCTTGCTCTTGCGACACAACCTTGCAATATAACATTGTAATCAAAACAAAAAAAACGTAGAAAATCTAAGGAGGAACATTCAAAATGAAACTTCGCAAAATTTCCGCAACTCTCTTGGCAGTCCTGCTGCTTGCAGCGCTGTCTGTCGCGCCGGCAACGGCAAACACGCCCACCGTAGTGCTTGACTTAC
The Oscillospiraceae bacterium genome window above contains:
- a CDS encoding DUF5696 domain-containing protein, whose amino-acid sequence is MKKSNTIKHLRIIPILLAMFMLLSCAPNLRQANDNAAFAVTRTAAELTARPRGLPTADISQALDILSREILGEHFEQVAENEQFIMFHHPVLHYIAIVDKHTGRLWTSNPLDVEDDDISNGAFLRVRRSLLQLEFIQRNAIAPTSANSFDTTLPQEVQDALNAYDAALTQIRREAVPTARNAADRADRTVESATTTLAELNAEATQVQMAELLQRITLIAERNTNNTGELATVVRQVARAATEAERITAAQAVEASVGTAQSAVRAANAAEATALIALQVADLAIGLANDPNRIESAADYAALALHAATVAQTALSMVNGYGTGTETTPQNLQTTTQQLVDNAERVTLEAARADLRGRALVASIELAAALQDVQAVAARLDAPRAQAENIADRAEAIIDEHAPAPEDEETDENGEMVGNADDNIENSDDSDVPSDEDEDETEVLGYISGSDEYDDDPYDDDPYGEDGPYGEPGAPGEDGEPGEAPPAAVEGSVSVTMLDNGIRLDKFFNTANALIPITFTLTDDGFEASILFDEVQENYVEGHPTYTSVANIRLLPFFGAGGAQDEGYMLIPDGAGALINFNNGKTNIADRWTPSVSYTKPLYSNDLSLTNDIFASRYVPVRLPMFGMVKNGGGFIAEVTSGAALSTINAVVAGLNTSYNQAFFSADYRSWTRIALYGQMAVEVNNVIFIGADPAYIPTYTVNFRFAVDNEENPVDYVELANLYRDQLIERGLGRNSNYQNKLYVDFFGGVTRPRSFLGFNYTGIEVMTSFEQAEYILNDLRANGVGDMVAFFNRYTMRGGRPRMEVIPHNALGGQRGFINLVNAAADMGIPVFPSVNVQGFSRSGDGFSRFRDTALATNFAPAEVYPFGIVTNVEFKGGSPWYMFRPELYERVFDRTMRSLRNQNLTHVLLDENTAEVYSNFARDGMQRDRQSLEMAAQIRRLHQEGFSLAFDGATDYMIPYADFILGMSLMSSQNVVFDAEVPFLPILLKGYVNFSGLSIGVTDLSHEYFLRHIETGAGLRYTLTYRDNQILLWTTSRHHFSMEYNIMRDQIIERYSVLAVLSEQVGNATITGHQRLGDLAVVEYSNGVVVKVNYGSNAATYNGVTVPPLDWVMTGGGR
- a CDS encoding sugar ABC transporter permease → MKLRMPKMARKPLTLERKVRRAGFLFLLPWLFGIITFFVIPFVNTFLWSFQRIDISARTFTFTGFTNFDYAFRENRDFLRSLIESVGSMFGDVIIILVFSFFIALILNQKFYGRTIARALFFLPVIVASSIVITIIREDVFTQRLMSGTGETEAIFQTAAIGNLLNGIGLPPQAVDIMTTALADIFDLTWKTGMQIILFLSGLQSIPDSYYEVASIEGANAWDSFWKITAPMVTPSIMLVVIYSIIDTFTNPANPVMRVIMTEISPRLDWGAASAMAMVLFLVIGVIIGLFMLCMRKAVFYNE
- a CDS encoding carbohydrate ABC transporter permease, which produces MQETSKLKAWLNDPKAKDSRKQVKLRVQKTGGKWLFAIFRAVFLICMAYVILYPILILMSRAFRPAEDMFNPNIIWLPITYTLENFRIVMNRMEFWDAMWSTLRIVTISSLLMVASCAVTGYGLARYRLRMQKIYMLLVVLSVIVPFMVILVPYMDVMRNVNFLGLGNTLGYLYSGVPRGLTLFDSEWVYYVPAMLGVGLRSGLFILLYYQFFRSMPKELESAARIDGCGEMTTFLRVMLPNAGAPMLVTAILSFVWYWSDFYLGQFMFSGNMAMMSNRLSIIRQTIYTTNPMGERATAEGGSVLAFAAALLFIIPPLLLYIVAQRFFMRSVERSGIVG